The Prosthecomicrobium sp. N25 genome contains a region encoding:
- a CDS encoding CsbD family protein, with protein MTDKAKGLANEAAGNVKQGLGRAMDDKNMEAEGFVQERKGEAQQTIGEGKDKIKRAVDKI; from the coding sequence ATGACCGACAAAGCCAAGGGCCTGGCCAACGAGGCGGCCGGCAACGTGAAGCAGGGCCTGGGCCGCGCCATGGACGACAAGAACATGGAGGCCGAGGGTTTCGTGCAGGAGCGCAAGGGCGAGGCCCAGCAGACGATCGGCGAGGGCAAGGACAAGATCAAGCGCGCGGTCGACAAGATCTGA